The nucleotide sequence TTGTGTTTTTGAGCGGTGGTTTAATATCCCAACCGCCCAAAAATAGCTCAAAATAATGGGTAAGGAGAGCTCAAAATAATGGCTGCTATATACACAGAAAGAGAAAATAATGTGTTGGCTCAAAATAGTGGATAATGGATACACATAACTAAAACAATCAAAAACTCAGCAAACATCATAGAACCTCTTGATTACGTAACTTCCAAAGTTTACAAAAGTTGTTCTAAACATACTAATCCAAAGTTGTTCAAATAACTACCACTAACCTAGCTAGCTCATCTTCCAAAGTAGTTCAATATTTAAACTTTACCAACGTTATAGTAAAATTTTAATTGGccgttattttgtttttacttttctaaaCTTAAGAGTTGTTATTCTCATTTTTCTCTTTTGCTTTCTATGATCACACATatttaaaattacaaaaagaaaacCAAATTTTACTAATTTAAATTGTGTAATGCACATGATTCTAACATACTACATAATAAAAGAAATTAGGGGGTACAATAATATGCAACTAATTATTAAGATTTTTATaatcttatatttttatttaaaagcATCGccaagttcaaaattatgttggttaaatattaaaaaaaaaaccaaagaatAAATTTGATAATATTGTGTTTTTAAGTGAATTCTAAATTTTTTCAAATATTTAGTTTGGTTGGATTGCAAAAATGGTAAAAATACAATATGTTAAATGATAGTTTGGTTGGATTGTAAAATTGGTAAAAATACAATATGTTAAATGACAAAAAATATGTATTATAAATCAAAGTTAATATCCATTTGCaaaataatgttttaaaaactaACTTAACAAAATTCATAACTGTCATGTCAATGTTCatttttaaattcatattttGACAACTGTTAAGAAGTTACATTATATTCTATTAGTCTAATAAATATGTTTATTCAACCGTGCAATGCATATGTATttttaaaacataacttttttattattagtTATATAATATTAGATTCATCAACCGATATAATACACGAGATTATAACACAATATAATATATCATATGAATTAGGATAAAAAACAAAAAGCAAGATAAATAAGAAGTTTAAGAAGAATTTTAGTCCATTAATCTTAGATTTAAGGGTTGGGATTAGTTTTGGGGAAAAAATATTATTAACATTATCTCTTTCCACATACAAGACACATGTTAATTCCCCCATCATTTTaaaacgtccataactttttcaCGCAAGACACATGTCAACTTCCCCATCATTTATAACTTTttcataaaatattttttttaattcaccATAATAACAaacatttttttatctttaatatgagtatgatattgctatataaaaacaagataaaaaaatcacattttactAGGTTTTCTTTGCATTGTATTAAAGGTTTTGGTCATTTTGTTTTTCAACTAGGTCTTGGTCATTACGTTTTTTACTAGTGTATTTATACATTGTGTATTATCAAAACCTATAGCACAATATTGATTTAGATTATGTCTATTGTGTTTTTACTAgacctataacacaatgtatgACATAATGAAGACGATGTTATATTTgagttttctatacattgtgttattggTTCTAATTACTGTGTTTTTTTCAACCGGGTGTGTTTTgtatacattgtgttataggcTCTTGTATTGTGTTAAGTCTAttatccattgtgttttagtctgTTGTCCATTGAGTTTTTGctctgttgtccattgtgttttaatctcCTATTCATTGCATTTTAGTCTGTTGTCAATTATGTTTTAGTCTGTTGTCCATTATGTCctttatctgttgtcattaatTGTGGTTTGTAGTCTACTATTGCGTTTTTAGTTTGACACTTATTGTGTTTTAGTCTACTGTCCATTATGTCTTTTATCAGTTGTCATCGATTGTGTTTTTAGTTGACTTTCCATTGCGTTTTTTGTTTGATATTCCTTATGTTTtacgttatgtccattgtgttttacgcAACCGAGTTTTCGATTTTTTTTAAAGTATAACAATAGGGTACTTATACTAAAGATCTGTTCAATTTATGgtatactttttttttaaaacaaattacatataaaaagttACGGACGTTTAAAATCAGCATATGAGAAACATGTGTATATTGATTTTTTTTCTCTTGGATGAAACACCATTTCCACTTGATTTTTGATTGGATACTTGTCTAACTATAGGGACTTTTCATCCTTTATATTTATTGTTAGACTTTTTAGAATAACTTAAACCTATATCATATTtcgttttatattttataaagtatcctaatataaaaaaatatttaataaagtaTACTAATATAAAACTTTTGTTGAGTTGTAAATTTCCAACAGAAATTATATGAAAGGTGGTAATGAAAACTTTCATATTATATAAATGTAGTTGTAACAAAAGTTGATCAAATTCAATATTCAATTTAATCCATTGAAACAGAAGAAAGTCAAACCGTGAAAGCGTGTGAAGGAGGGAAAAACAAAATCTGAAGCTTCTTGATTCTCCGATGATCACTAATTGAATTTGCGTATCACCTAAATCTTCGGCTTCTTGATTCTCCGATCATCACTCGTCTGTACAAGCTATCCTTACCTTAATCACCAAGTCATGCATTCACCACCTTTCCTTTTTCTCTTCTTTCTTCATCCCTTTTTCCCATTCTCATTTCCACTTTCATTTCTTCCATGTCCAATTTCAAAGCCCTCATCTCCCTCTTGCTCTTCACCTCTCTTTTCACTCACACCTCACCCGTCTTCGCCTCCCCTTTTCGCCCCGACCCTCTTCACCATTTTAGATTCTACAAAGGTGGTTATGATATCCGCAACAAACATTATTGGGCTGtaagtgtttgttaaaatgcctcaATGAagtttatgtttatattttgtatgttggtTGGTTGGTTGATATATCTATCATATATgttatattgttttataaaaaatgGTCAGTCTGCGGCGTTTACAGGCGTACATGGGTATGCTATTGCTGGAATTTGGATGATTTTTGGCTTGGGCTTTGGGAGTTACTTGGTGGTTAGAAGTTTTAACGGCGGTTTTCAACCGTTTCTTGATCATCCAAGTTCTTATTTTCTTGCATGTTTTGCACTTACCGCTATGTTCATTTTAATTGCAATGTAAGTTTATTAACATCATCATTATACACATGTATTGTTATTCcatttttcaaatttaaatttgcTTATTCAGTTTATTTTTCGGTTTCTTGAAGAATTTTCTCGAGTTTGATTTTGGTAGCAAATCAAAGCTCTTTACACAAAAGCAAGACGCTTATGGACACTATTTTTGGAGCTGCTAGTAATATGCAGCAAACGATCGAAGCTGTTATACAAGGGTTTTTGAAAATCCGGACCCTTTTACAGCCTTATGATCGCCAAACATCTGAGCTTTTGAATCAGATAACTAATCAGATGAGAAAGGAAACAATTTCAATTCAAAGTTTTGTTGGAGAAGCCCGACAAGCTTCTAATCGGGCAATGAAAACAGTGTAAGCAATTATCCTTTATCAAATCTTAACTTATAGTTTTAATAGTTGTAGCAAACAAGCAATACATCATGCTTTTGACAATCGTTTTCTATGTTTCAGTTACATTACAAACCTTGTTTTCGTAACAGCTAACTTGGTGGTTTTGGTCACAGGATGTGGTGAGATTTCTTTTTGGTCTATATGATTTGAGTAATTATATAATTGAAAATATGATTATTATCGCTTATTTTGTATTGTTTAGACTAATGGATTGCTATTTGGTTCAGTTATCCTCTTCTTGCATTGGCACCCTGCATTCATCATGTGAGTTGATATATATATGCTTGTGTAACTTCAAATCATTGTATCGATAATATGTGTATTAACATCTTCTCCACACACAGACTTATCGTCGTTTGCTGGATTTTGACAACCGTTAGTTGGATTTTGACCGGCTTTGACTTCTTCTTTCATGTGTGAGTATCAACTTTTCCTGTTTTATATTTTTAACCTAATTTTTGTAGGATGGCAAAAAGTCAAAAGAACATAACGATTAAAATTTCTTAATTAAAGGCAACCGACATTCAAAAACTTTAGTTTTAAGGTAATTAGACCCGTACCTAGTAACTGGTAATATATGATAAACGTGACGTGACAGATGACATGTCCGTAAATTTTGACCATGTTGACCTTTTTACTTCCGACGTGACAATGATGAGGCGCTGACATGAGCCTCCATGAAATTGCAACAATTTCATGTCTAAAGACTAAAATCAGTAAATGACTATGCAGTTTTGCAGGGGATACATGTGCAGCTTTTGAGGATTTTGAACAAAATCAAAATTCCAAAAGCAACAACGGTATCATGTCAATTCTCTCTTCATGTTCGAATTTGTCAACCTCAGATAAATACATGGCTCAGATCGGATACACGGTTCACAAATATATAGCCGAGGTACATTCACCATCATTCTCTTTTAAACCATCGTTATATTCGTTTAAAAATTCCAAATTTGAGAGCGATAAAAGATCACCGTTTTCTTTTCCATTGCAGTCAAATTCACAAATAACATCACTCGCTTTCAAAATGATTCAGCCCAATGACCAAAGCGATGATTCGTTTACGATCCAGAAAATCTGTGACCCTTTCTCAGGCCCACCTAATTACACTTATGCCCCTGGAAATTGCCACCAGGATGCTATACAAATTCATGATCTACCAAGTGTTAGTGTCGATATCTGAACGTCAATTAATATTCATTTTATGGATCTATGTTTTTTTAAGGAACTCAGTGTGTTTGCAGATTCTTTCAACGTTAACTTGTGAAAAAAACACACCGTCAGACATTTGTAAAGCCGAAGGGAAATTTTTTCCAGAATCAGCATACGGAAAAACCATGGCTTACATTCAATCTATCGAGAATTTGATAGCTACATATCCAGATTTGCAGAGTCTAGCTGGATGCACGCCATTGAAACACGcgattgctgatgtggcaacaCGCCAATGTAAACCATTCAGAGCCTCGGTTAAGTTGCTTTGGGCTAGTATTCTAACCCTTTCTATCGATTTGATGATTCTAACGTTGTTTTGGATCATTAAAGCTTACCAAGAGAAGGGGAGACACTTTTCTTTATGCTCGATCGTTCCTAGGAATCATCAACAGAATTTGTAAACAGAAGTATAGAATTACAGAACGAACCTGGTCAACAAGTCGTAAGACTTTGGTTGGCTCATTGAGGTTGTGTATATAACATCAAATATACTTGTGTGTCATACTAAAAAAACTGTGAATTGATCAATAAAATCGTATGTCGAGGCTCGATAGGATGCAGGACCTGTTATGCTtcaattattgttattgtttttcAATATGGTGAGGCCTGATGGGATGAACAAAGACACATCAAGGTGTACATTATATCAGTCATGAAAGAAACATTTGAATACATGTTTAAATGAATCTGTTCAAGGATAAACTAATTGGTTGGTaccataactttttgatttttaatgtttttttatttttatttttttaaatgagAATATTGTTAAGTTAGTTGCCTCTTTTGGGAACATTTATGGGCCCATCATTGCTGGATGTTGGTTCCAAACTTGTGACTTTAGGTTTTTCTGTTTTACACTTATGCTCAACATACAATTTTCagtatttatttattaaaattttaagAAGATGAATTATTAACTTAAAACAGGAATAAAGTTGATAATTATCATAAAAATAATACAACTACTTTACAATCCGTCTCAATTATAAACATTCACAAATTATTAAGTATATTAAAGCCATGTCGATGGTGTTATAGCCTAGTGAcatcttgggggtgggataagTCTTTAGGACCAATAAATTTtcggttcgattcccacaagtgggggggggggggtttccatatttgttgggtttcctcctgaattggtgtatacgCATTGTGCCTAGTGGAGatagatatgatcgggtggttctgctggtggcacgatgatactccagggattcgtcagtgatccaaatttgcctttttcaaaaaaaaaaaaagtatactAAAGCCATGCATTAATTACAACAACTTTATGAAACTCAATCATTACTTTCAATTTAAGTTAACTATTGCTttcgtttataaaaaaaaaagacaataTAATTGTGAGAGCGTGATTATGAGCAGTAAAATGCTTCCTTCGTTCAAAAAGTTCAATTATATTTTaggttttctaaaaaaaattataaagtgTTACTTGATTTATGTTTTATCAAACATAACTTCTTTTTTGCCATCATGGTTCATCAAGTAGAACATGTTAGTAGTTAGTCATTTTTCTCATGAGTTCAAATCAGTAGCATAAGGATAATCCTCGTTCATACAAATGCCAGAAGGCTATCTTTATTGAAAGAAAGGTATCACACCTACCAGTCAACATATAAATGTACTATAGACAATCAACTTTTTCTAAAACTAGCGAACTCATATACCATCTAAGCCTACTTCTAAATCTACACTAATATTACAACAATAGACAAAGTCCTCACCTTTACTAAGGAGACGTATTCTTTAAACCTACTTTAAAATCTACACTAATATAATATTTAACAATGGACCGGAGTCCTCTCACCTTTACTAAACAGATTGATTCCCGTAGGCTACAACCCCGTTTGGTTATTTATTGTGTGTGTTATTTTTAAGGCTAAATTAGTTTTTGAGTTCCTGTGTTTTAGGTGTTTTAACTATTTGAGTCCAAAATAAAAATGTTTAACGCTCTGAGTCTCTATAGTCACTTTCTTAAACacttgagtccaaatttctaacactatTAGAATTATTCTGTTAACTTttattaaatgaccaaattacccttgtcCCTTAAAAAAAACCATTTTATTATTACACTACATAATATATATCATTATCTATGTAAAATAGGATGATTCCACCGGGCGTTGAGGAAGAGACGGTGATTCAATAGAAGCAGCTAGTCGTtgtaacaacaataataatcatCATCTTCTACACCACCTAATATATATATGTTCTTTCTTGAACAACAacctagagagagagagagagagagattgagcAAATTTTGGTCTCAAGTCACAATCAGCATCATCCATCACTTCCAGATCCAGACTTTGAACTCACGATACCATTTTCCAAACTTCACAACACTAATCACTCGATCCAGATCAGAAGATTACTTCACCTCTGTGGTCGATTGATTGGATGCTTGTTATTATTAATGGTGTCAGGTAATCTTCTTCTACTCTGTAACCATCTTATTTTACTTAATTAGGTTTTAATTGTTCCATTTGGAGATGTTTAGTTATTTTAGAAGTATAATTGAGTATGAAATTAGCAATTACTTGTTCGATTTAGGATGTTTGGGAGCAATGATTCGAGTTTTGTTACATGATTTGAAGTTATTTTTTGCTTCAATTTCGAGCTGTTTGACTGGGATTCCCAAACTTTAAATTAGGGTTTTAGTTGATGAAGAAGAAGGATTTCACCATTTTTTTAAAATCAATTTTGTAACCTTTTAAATTATAGTTTTTTTGGCTTGCGATTCGTTGATTATCAAGGTTGTTTACACCATAGGTCCCAACAAAGAACAAGGGTGAGAATTTCGAGGTTGACAATTTTGACTATTACATGTTTTTAAGCATGTCACTGAGTAGGGCCGTAAACTAAGCGAACCGAGCCTAACTGAACTgagccttgttcatgttcgttcgtttagcaTTGAACTTGTTCACAAACGGTTCAGGAACACATCTCGTAAGGAAATtctcgtttatgttcgttcattaaggaactGTTCTTGTTCACGAACATATAccattttaaataataaaagaaaacaacaTTCTTAAAATTACCTTGTTAAGCACTTGATATAATAACATAATTATCCCAAAACAAAGGCACAAGTTAGACATAATAAGCATAAACGTAACTATCCTAAAATAATGTTTCAAAGATCTAAGTTTCTAATGACCGAACATAAACTAAACAAAACAAATGACGAACAGACACGTAAATGAAAATATTCAATAAGAGAACGAGCATGAACAAGGAACTCGGGTCAATTATTCAAATGAACGAACGCGAGCGGACGTATGGAAACTTCATGCCGAATAGTTTGCTTAACATTCGGTTCGTTTACCGCTAAGTAATCCTTATTTTTAGTATCTC is from Helianthus annuus cultivar XRQ/B chromosome 9, HanXRQr2.0-SUNRISE, whole genome shotgun sequence and encodes:
- the LOC110895169 gene encoding uncharacterized protein LOC110895169 isoform X1: MSNFKALISLLLFTSLFTHTSPVFASPFRPDPLHHFRFYKGGYDIRNKHYWASAAFTGVHGYAIAGIWMIFGLGFGSYLVVRSFNGGFQPFLDHPSSYFLACFALTAMFILIAIIFSSLILVANQSSLHKSKTLMDTIFGAASNMQQTIEAVIQGFLKIRTLLQPYDRQTSELLNQITNQMRKETISIQSFVGEARQASNRAMKTVYITNLVFVTANLVVLVTGCVILFLHWHPAFIILIVVCWILTTVSWILTGFDFFFHVFAGDTCAAFEDFEQNQNSKSNNGIMSILSSCSNLSTSDKYMAQIGYTVHKYIAESNSQITSLAFKMIQPNDQSDDSFTIQKICDPFSGPPNYTYAPGNCHQDAIQIHDLPSILSTLTCEKNTPSDICKAEGKFFPESAYGKTMAYIQSIENLIATYPDLQSLAGCTPLKHAIADVATRQCKPFRASVKLLWASILTLSIDLMILTLFWIIKAYQEKGRHFSLCSIVPRNHQQNL
- the LOC110895169 gene encoding uncharacterized protein LOC110895169 isoform X2 — encoded protein: MIFGLGFGSYLVVRSFNGGFQPFLDHPSSYFLACFALTAMFILIAIIFSSLILVANQSSLHKSKTLMDTIFGAASNMQQTIEAVIQGFLKIRTLLQPYDRQTSELLNQITNQMRKETISIQSFVGEARQASNRAMKTVYITNLVFVTANLVVLVTGCVILFLHWHPAFIILIVVCWILTTVSWILTGFDFFFHVFAGDTCAAFEDFEQNQNSKSNNGIMSILSSCSNLSTSDKYMAQIGYTVHKYIAESNSQITSLAFKMIQPNDQSDDSFTIQKICDPFSGPPNYTYAPGNCHQDAIQIHDLPSILSTLTCEKNTPSDICKAEGKFFPESAYGKTMAYIQSIENLIATYPDLQSLAGCTPLKHAIADVATRQCKPFRASVKLLWASILTLSIDLMILTLFWIIKAYQEKGRHFSLCSIVPRNHQQNL